The Tachysurus fulvidraco isolate hzauxx_2018 chromosome 4, HZAU_PFXX_2.0, whole genome shotgun sequence DNA window agtgttcctaataaagtgctcagtgaggATAAAATATATGGAACTCTTTcttaacatatttaaaataattatagcaGTACATTTCAAATCTCATGTTAGGGGTgtgttcatctttttttttttttttttttttttttttttttttttttttaaatagcatcATGTCTAACAATAGATCTGTCTGTAACACAAATGATGGGGTTCAATAAACATCCCAGCTGTAAGATccttattgtttccatagcaacagctcatacaCTGGGAATTATATGGCAGGTTCTCCACATAATATAAGGCAAatcataaattattttcttttctcctgtTCTCTattgaacgagagagagagagagagagagagagagagagagagagagagagagaatatgtatAATCATTGATATGGAAATATTTTGCTGAAGTGTTTGTCATCACAATTGATTTCCTGACATGAGTGAATCTTTAGGAAAGAGGAGATTATGAGAGGAAGGTGAACTGATGACATAACTGTTATAATGTGAGTGATAATAGGAACAAATGTTCTTAATAGGAATAGCATACAACAGACTCTGTTTTGTATTATGCCATATCACACTACCCAAGTGTGgattatatttgtatagcacatggTCTACTGTAttgtgtgcacatgcacacacatgatgAAACCTGAATAGCTTAAAATGTTTAAGACCAAGTACATGCATGCCACTGATTCTAACAGTACAGATATTTTACAATTAACCAAACTGATTGGGTGCGTTAGAACAGCGCAGGGTCCATGTGTTTGGTGGGAGAGGAAAGCTTGGAAGAGGAGGTggggaagagaaagagatggcAGCAGCAAAGTTGCTTTAAAACTCTAATTTCTTTCAGGGAACGAAGGACATAAAGAAGGACAAGGTGCTGATGCGACGGAAGTCAGAGCTGCCACAAGATGTGTACACTATAAAGGCTCTGGAAGCCCACAAGCGGGCAGAAGAATACCTGACTGCAAATCAGGAAGCTCTCTGACTGGGGAACACCACAACCAGTCACCTGCACCATGCCTAGACTGTCCCACTTGTATTTGTCCAGAAATGTCGCCTGCTGTATACTCCCCCTCCTTTCCTCCTTTTGTCTCTGCTTCTTTCCTTCTTCGCTTTCTCTTCTTGGAGAGGCCTTTCTTCAAAAATGTTGGCCAGCACACAATTGTGAAGAGCTCCCATTCTCTCTCCCCATCACTCTTCCTCCccatctctctgtgtttgtctttctcGTTGTCTCTACTacaccccctccccccaccACCATCCCCAAGCCTCTGCCATTCCAACATACCAACACcaaatcagaaaacaatcaTGGAAAACAGTATTTGAATTGTACTACCataattatttttcaaaataatgtTTCCTCTTTAGTGTAATTTTACTCTCATTACCTCTTTTTCCCTGCTTTCATCCTGTTTTATTGCTTCTTCCCTTCACTGGTCCTGTACGTCTATATTCATTTAGGCAACTGACTGTGTTGCCTATAAGATTACAAGCAACACATATTTGTGACAATGACGGTGTATTTGCTTAAGCCAGGTTTAGGGACAAGGGAGTGTAGGTCTTTATTTCTGGATCATGTTGCCTTGCTCTTGTGGGACAGTGTCATGCACATGAATGTAAAATTGCTATCAAATTATACCACAGGCAGTCTACAGGATCTGTAGAGGTGTTTGTGTCCTGTATAGCCTGGTTGTTGATACTTTGGTGTCTTCTTGCAATaagtttaaagtaaaatataattgTCTAAAAGTACATGGAAAAATACCTCAAGACAAGGCATCATGCTTCCTTCTTAGATGTCATAGGTTCAGGCTTGTGTCATCATTTCAGTGGCCGACATAAAGGAATTAGCCACGGTTCTTGGTCAAGATGCATGTGCTAGTGGCAGTCTGAAGTGTATGCACTGAAAGCCTTGCTGTGCAGTAGCCACATGGCAGAATCGCTATGATTTATTTATGCTTGTAGTCACATTTATGCTGACTGTCAACACCGGATTTAATGTTTAGTCTGTTTCCTGCCTTACTGGTGAACtgagaacacaacactgtaagGTGTTGAATGCAAATGCTGACCTCCAAAAACACCAGCAGACCATTCCATATTTCATTATCATTCTAATGAAGAATGCTGTATCTCAATGTTCTGTACCTCAAAAATGTGTCCATAACTTACCAATCATTATACATGGATCCATGATGTATGGTTACatatttgtaatttgtttttttttgttttttttaaagaaatggatTACCAAGAAATCCTAACAATTCCCTTTAAACTGCTATTTTTATCTTCTAGCCTAACCTTGTAAACATCATATTTGTCTTACGAGTTTACAGtttgatgttaaaaaaaaaacctcatttcAACTGCCTTGTCAAGTGGGAAAGGTTAGTTCAATGTAAGCAGAGGGATGTCCATTCATCTCTACCTTTTATCGTAGAACTTTACTTTAATAAGTTATGCATCTCTTAAGGAGCCTAAGCAATATTTTTGGAAAGAAGCACTTCAAAAGTTTGGTCGAATGCTATTCAATCCATATTATGACAGTAAAGTGTACAAGAATTGCTTGTTTAACTCCCCAAGCAGTGCGTATATGGGTAACCGGCAGACTGCAGTTGTTAATTGTATATTGTTCTGTATATTGCTTAGGATTGCATCCTTGCTTGACATATCCCCTGACCATGTTTTCTTCCACCTCACTGAgatcatgttttctttcatttgccTTCACCTGTTGAACAGTATCCTCTGGTCTATTGCAGTGAATTATCACTCATTCTGGGAGAAAAATCACTCCTTAAATTGGCTGCCAGACACTTGTTGATGCTTGGCTATACCATTTACCTGCTACAACACATTAAATAATCAGTTATCTTTAATGATTGATGATAAAGAAAAGGTTGTACCTAATATAATTGGCTAAATAAACTAGCTCAGATATCTATGTCCAGAGTCTTCAGTTCACTTCAATGGAACATAAGTTTAATTCCACACCAAAACTCCTGAAGTCTACCTGGCACTAGCTGTAGACCGGACATGTGGTTGTTGTCTGGCACTTTCACATGCTGTAGAAGAAATGTATGAACGGATGGGTCTCTCCACCCTCAACCCCCCTCACCTCACCCCACCCTCCCCACCCCTCGTCTAACACTACTCTGAAGCTGCTTTCCAGGTCATATGTACATATGTTGTACTTTAATTAGGCAGAGCATTACATACTATGAAAGTCATATTTTGTACAGATGTTCATGTATgtacagaacaaaaataaaatgaaagaaaatacatttgTGAATGTGAAGGACATATGCATCAATAAGCTGAAGAAAAGTAACTTCATTAATCGTCGTTATAGGACTAAACactaaaatgtctaaaaaataTGCAAAGGAACTGAAGTGGATGATactgaaaggaaggaagaaagattAAGTGGTCTTGATTTTGAAGTGCGATTCAATGAAATTAATGAGGGAATCTTTAGGCGGCACTAACTATCCTGAAATATGTCAAACCCTTTACATCATGGTTtcagtacatttattttaaacaaatacgatatataataaacaattattCTTTGCcacttcagtcacatgaccttacAGGCTCTTTTGATGCTTTATTGGGGATGCAAACATGGGCTGCAAGGAGAACAGGATAAAGACTTTTAGATCATTTCATTTGCGTTGCAGTAAGAGGCCTCCTGAGCTCTGCCGGGTTTGGAGAGTCTGCTGCACCATGTCCTTCCACTGGTCATCTGAAATCTCACGAGCCCAAGCTGGGATCCCCAGAGATGGCAAGTTCACTGCTGCCATGGTCCTTTTAACGAGCTCAACATGATCTGCGAAAGGTGTCAAAACAAACATTATCGAACACTGATCAGTACTAGGTATTTTTCAGTTGAGTTTATCAGAGTGCACGTTACCAGGATCCATAGGAATAGACGCATGGCTGTGTTGTGCAGCAGCAGCTTCTAGATCCTCCTCCTCATCGCTGTCTGGAGCTGGTGGCTGAGGCAGGAACAAGCCCATGGCCTGTGTGAACAGAACCGTCGGTACTGACCAGGACAGCTATAAAACATCTATCataaacatgtaaaacacagtACGACACTTTATTCTGTCTGTTACTTTCATTTCAACCTCTCCACACAATAACACCATATCGAACATAATATCTGTCATATAAAAAAACTGACGTTCATCAGTACATTTTCAGTTTGTAACATTCTTCAACGTTTATTTACTCAAGTGTCAAAATAAGAGATAGAATAGAACATCTAGCAAGCGTGAAGAATAAATGGCATGAATAGGTATCTGAGTAAACTTGCAGCTTGACACTTTACCTCTATTCTGTCCTGCACCTCCTGCAACTGATCGGCGTGTGGCGTCGTGTCGTTTTGATCCAGCGGTGTGTTGGAGACACCATCAGGCTCCTGGTTCAGTGGTTGATAATAATAACCTGCGCTGTTGTGCTCTTCCTCACCAGGTGCCCCGTCCTCTTCCTCACCGTCCTCACCGCTCCATTCCTCCCCCAGTCGCTCCTGTCCCAGATCCTCCTCCGAGCTCGGAAACACTCTTTCTGGACCCATAACCAGGGTCCTCTCCACTTCCATCCACGGGTTCAAAGCTATTCCTGCGGCCAGTAAATACACAACAACTCAACCCAGGGTCGTTGTGAAGCACCACGTCATTTATAGCAGTTGCTATGGCGAACAGCAAGAAAACAACTTACTCAATAGCAGTGAAAAAGCATCGAAATACTAAACAACAGGctgattttatatcattttataccTATATCGACGCTGTCCACGGTCGACACTTTCTTCACTgtgtataaacaaacaattataaacaaacacttaAGATCTCGGCTGAAGCTCAAAACGCACCGTATACTTCCGCACGGAAGCGGAAGTGCCATGACGCCACTTACTGACGGTAAAAAAATTGATAAAGGTATAAATTAATCAAACGTATTAATCAACATACAGTTTAATGTATCtctaacattacattttagACGAAAATCAGTATTTTGTAATGAAAAAGGATTCCAGCTGTTTATACTTTGTAATGTGCTGCGATGGCGCTATATGACCACCAGGGGGCGCATCAACAAACCTGCAGGACGGAGACTAACCGTCGGAAAGAACGTTTTAATTTCTTAAGTTTTTCTTCAGACTGCACAggatgaatatatatttttgtggaAGTATCAGAGGAGGAAGGCAGGATGTGAAGATTTATCAAAAAATCGTGCAGAAACTGCAGACCTACGGACAGGTTTTAAGCCACGATGATGTATCAGAGAAAGGTAAATAGAGCTAAGGGTTAAATGTCATCCAGGATACTAAACATTACATTCACAGCTTTATTACAGCATCCACTCTGTTTATAACCACACGATCATCACAACAACAGTCTTATTCACTCACTGTGCACTTAATATTGTGATAACTACGTGAATAAATCAGTAAACACCGGCCTCGATGTACATTTTGTCTCTATAATAACGTTAAACATCGTCATAGCAACCGGAGTAGTTTCGTGTTGCATTGTGGGATTGATTCAGATAAAGTCTCTGTGACTCTGACCACGATAAAGCACTTAAAGTTAAATTGGTTACACTTCATAAACAGATGTTTGTGTCAGATGTCTTATAGCTGAATCATATCCATTTGATTTCCATGTATGACTTTTTTAGATAACTTGTTTCCTTtctataatatttctgttttttgtttgtttctttctttctcctgatAATCAGGATGTCATTAGTTATAACTGTAGAGTGTTTGTTAGCAACACATCAACTATTTATTGGGTCTTTTATTAATCTACTAAAGACTATCAATTCAAAAAGTAACTGATTTTTGAATTCAATTGTGGTTTCCTTTTTAGGATTTTGAAGGAGTCATGGAGAATTATTTTCACCAAGATCTAATGTGCATTTAAATAACACTCTATGGCCAAACGGATGTGACCTGATGATCACAACTTGAACATCTTTCCAAAATCATGGCCATTGATATGGAGCTTTGTCCAATTTCCTGTGAAGGATTTTCACTAGACCTTGAATGTGACTGTGAGGACTGTGAGACACAAgcgcattagtgaggtcagcaCTGTATGAGCCTGTTACACAGTATGAGGTCCATTTCATCCCAGGTCAGGACTCTGTGCAGGTCACTCGAGTTCTTTCACTCCAACATTTACAAACCATgtctaaaacaaaacatgggCCTCACAGACGCATTGTCATGAGGTTTAGGCTGCTTAGTTCCAGTGGAAGGGAAacgtaatgctacagcatacaaatatATCCTCaataattgtgtgcttccaactgtGTCATAAGAGATTGGGGAAAACCCACATATGGTGTGTTatggtcaagtgtccacatacttttggccatgtagtgTAGATCACTCATAATGTAATGAGCAAGTCCATTATCCAGCACTAGAATGCTTTTTGTAAGTAGAGATATTCAGATATTCAGTAGAGATattcagaaacaaaaaaaatgagacCATAACTGTTACACATGTACGTTTACTGTGTTCTGTTATGGCAGTATTGTAATATTTCCTTGAGTAAATACCATCTAATCACCGACAGGGGAAGGTCAGTTAAACTTGACATGCGAATGTACATAAACACTCATTTTCCAGTTTAAATGAAACATCTTTTACAAACAGACTTACTTCTTTTTCTGTTGCCTTATTTCTTATAATATTCGTGATGTCTGAAGGTATTGAGAGTAACTGTAGCTTGCTTGTTAGCACAAGATAGcacaaaatattattgtttttactaCTAATATCAGACTGAGAAATGACATAATTgacatggttttattttattattcatctgCATGATGCTCACATTGAGGTGTTTCTTATTCCTTAACAGTCTTATCTCCAGTGCAAAACttgtacaaaaaaaacctaGCTCCAGTGCAAAAGCTCCAGGCTGAACTATTGTTTTAATGAATAACCCTGATTTGCTCCTGACTCAGGTGAAGATGCTGTATCGGGTGGAGACGAGGCTATCTATGACCGTGATATGGAGTGGCTGGCTCAGTCTGACGGTGAGACTGGTTTTgattttcagaatcagaatcagaaagagctttattgctttatttatttatatttttgcgtatacaaggaatttgtttgtTATACGTTTCcagtacacaaacactaagACAACTGGAGAGAGAGGCATCGTGGCTGCCATGTGCAGCACCATCATGCTAATCCTACTTATTATAATATGGAAATTGATACTGAACTATCGACAATCACAATTGTCGATAATTATGGAACCTGAGGCTCAGCGAAGACTAATGAACATTTAATGGTGTTTTCCCGTTTCTTCATTAAATATCTACCATAACCGGTAGTTATCTGTCATTATTTTAACCCTTTCTCTCATTCCACTGGCAAATCACAATGGCCAGCAGAATTACAATGGACTAAATGCTATTTGATTGCCATCTATTTGTCTATTATAAGATTAATCAATACTAAAAGTATAACGAGACTGTGTTTAGCTGCTGGTGAGCAGGGTGATGAGAAAAGGGAGAGTTTTGAGGCCCCTGCTGGGCAAACAGTTTATGCCTCTTCATAATAAGAGATATCTATAGCTAAAATAGATAGCTGTAGCTTTTGGATAGTCAAACATAATGATGTTGATAAATTCTTAACCTTCTAAGCTAGGTAATAATAATGAGTGTCAACTTTTATATAAACCATTAACTTCTATTGGGGACTTTGGCAAATAAATTAGATCCTGAACACAGGAGCACCCAAAACGGGCCGAAACCTGCttctggtaaaaagagttaatTGTGCAGTTAAAATTCTACACTATAATGGGATATGGCAGAATTgtatcaaataataataataaccatttttgtttactttcccAGTCGTTGTTGCTGAAGTAACCCAACCATCCTTTGGTGTGGGTTATGAAATCGGTCAAGCCATGGCCATGAAAAAGCCGATTCTCTGCCTTTTCCGGCCCTCTTCAGGGAGAGGCAAGTTAATTAGCATACTACATTGTTAATTCAGCCTATTTCACAGCTCATTAGCACCTGTCTCTCTAGCCTCCAGTTATCACCAGACCAACATTTTGACAGTTTAGTGTAtaattatatgaaaaaaaatctgtttttaatattattttcttttttatagtgCTGTCTGCAATGATACAGCGTGCTGAGGGCAAGTTGGGCAGACCTCTCTTTCAGGTACGGGATTATGAGGAAGAGGATGTTGAAGGCATCATGGAGAATTATTTTGGTGAACTTACCAAGATCTAATGTGCATTTAAATAACACTCTATGGCCAAACGGATGTGACCTGATGATCACAACTTGAACATCTTTCCAAAATCATGGCCATTAATATGGAGCTTTGTCTAATTTTCTGTGAAGGATTTTCACTAGACCTTGAATGTGACTGTGAGGACTGTGAGACACAAgcgcattagtgaggtcagcaCAGTATGAGCCTGTTACACAGTATGAGGTCCATTTCATCCCAGGTCAGGACTCTGTGCAGgtcactcgagttcttccactccaacattTACAAACCATgtctaaaacaaaacatgggCCTCACAGACGCATTGTCATGATGAAACAGGTTTAGGCCGCTTAGTTCCAGTGGAAGGGAAacataatgctacagcatacaaacatATCCTCAATAATTGTGTGCTTTCATCTGTGTAATAAGAGATTGGGGAAGACCCACATATGGTGTGTTatggtcaagtgtccacatacttttggccatgtagATCACTCATAATGTAATGAGCAAGTCCGTTATCCAGGTCTTAGAATGCTTTTTGTACTGTAAGTACAGATATTCCGTTTAACAGAGGCACTtgagttttatataaattactgacatgtgatgtttttgtgttttgtaaaaTATGGGTGATTTAAAATAAGATTCCACAAGCATTACAAACATTGTGATAGAAAATATCATAATAAAGGGTTACGGTTCATTTTTCCACATACTTGTGccttatttttgttgtttttttctcacagcACTTGATGTATACAATTTGATCAGAATTTATAATATTTGGAAAAGAGTGAAGTTCATAGTTTCATAGATATTGGGCTCCAGATAAAAAGTCCAATAAACTGGATGGCTTCAGAGAACAGTAGTGGGTTGTTTGTGCTCAATCCTACCCATTCTCTCTTGTGCTGAGGATTAGGCCCCACTCACCGTACTCAGGTTTGTCGTATTATGACCTTATTCAGACACAGATACTTATACTTAGTGAAGGGTAAATGCTCTCTGAAAATCTTTGTAAAGTTTAAAGTATCTTTGCAAGTGTTTATTATGCTTAAGACAAGTAAAGCAAAAGTAACTGTTTATGAAACCATCAGATTTCAGTGGCACAAAaacctttaaatgtaaatgtacaaaaaagtttgaaatgtaAATTTTACAAATGTAAATTTACTGTGACTTGTTCATTTGAAACCAATTTATTCATCTAATCAACTTGGAACATGAACATACATTCACTGCCCACTTTCAAATGAACATATGTACACCTGATAATTTATGCTGTTATCAAAACAGCCAATTATGTGGCAGCagaacaatatacagtatataaaatacaacagatatagcagaagaccacattaaGTACCACACCAGTCAGTTAAGAACAACAATCTGAGGCTATGCCAGACTGTGCCCATGGTTCTTGTTATTATAAGGAAGCTATTATAAATGTGAAcaaaaaagtatatattaatCATGAACAAAGATACACTGATCAGGCGTAACATTATGACCACTGACAGGttaagtgaataacattgattatctcttCATCCTGGTTCGTGTTAgtgggtgggatatattaggcaatTTTTCCTCAAAATTGCTGTgttagaagcaggaaaaatagGCAAGCTTAAAGATTTGAGCAAGTTTGACAAACAGTATTCCCTGAGAGCTGTGGCCTCTCAGCACGATAATACATCCTGCCAAGAAGCAAAAatggttcaggaatggtttgtgGAGCACAACGAGTTGGAGGTGTTAAATTGGCCTCCTAATGACCCAGATCTCCATCCATCTGTGAGATGTGCTGAACGAACAAGTCCAATCCATGGATGCCCCACCTAagcaacttacaggacttaaatgatctgctgctaacatcttgcTGCCAGAttccacagcacaccttcaggggTCTAGTGGGGTCCATGTTTCTACAGGTCAGGGCTGTTTTGGCAGCAAAAGTGGGACCAACACAATCGTTATGATATGagttgttataataatataaatataagatgGTCATAATGTTATGCCTGATTGGTGTATGTATAAAAATCAAATTCATTTGAAAAATGTAGACACCACAAGCTAATATTAGTATCTTCAGTTCTTAGTATTACATCAACCGTAAGAAGTAATTAGCCTTTAAACATATACAATTTATGCAGGAAGAGCAGATGACTCTACACATTGAGTTCCACATCTGTCAGTTAAAATTATccatataatgtatgtgtgtatatatacacagtgtcggcttgaaagtttgtgaatcCTTTAGAGagttctatatttctgcataaatatgacccaaaacatcatcagattttcacaaaagcagacaaagtgaaccCAAACAGATCAGTCAAATATATTCACTTTATTCAGAAAATATTATTCAGGAAAATTTTCAAAAATTATATAACTGTGAGAGGCAGAAGTATGTGAAACTCTAGAAttagtatttaattttaaagtCAAATTATAGTCCATCTGATTGCAGTCACTGGGATGTCAATCCGGTGTCCgtgagtgttttattttattaaaagaaaagagatatATCAAAGTCTGATGTTCATGACGTGTGTTAACGGAAGAAAATTTAAGACCATTGCTACCGTCCACAGACGTGTTCAACGAGCAAAGATCACTCTAAAAGCAAGACATGGAATAGTCTTTTGGGTCAGAAAGGAACCCAGAATAACTTCTATGCAACTAAAgagttgccaggagaaagccACTGTGctccaaaaagaacatttgATGTGAACAAGCCAGATGACtattagaaaaataatttgtggacAAATGAGCCCAAGCTAAAACTTTTTAGTTTAAATGAGAAGCAAAATTTTGGGACAAAGGGAAATTTTGCATGCCAGCAGATTAACCTTATACCttcagtgaaacatggtggtggtagagaattaaataaagaagtataatatttttggctgttattattattattattatattatttatttttagaaattaataaaatggaaagaaaatatacagaaaagtcaaatcaaattaatatttggtgtgaccatcCTTTTCTTGCAAAACAGCATCAGTTCTTCAAGGTACACTTGCACCCAGTTTTTGAAAGAAACTCAGCTGGTAgattgttccaaacatcttggagaattagccacagatcttctgtgaaTGTAGGCTTCCTTAAATCCTCCTGAATAATAAGTTGCCAGTTTTAAGCCTCCTACACAgctttttctgtttcagttgATGACTGTGTTTCAATCCACATATGAAATTGATGACCATTAGCACTTGCTTTGTATAATTGGTTAATCATACACCTGACTTTGATCCTACAAAATCTACTTTATCACTTGTGCTCACACAAGCTTATAAATAATAGTTGCAATCCAATTATCCAAAATTAAACTCTGAAACTCTTCAGTGTGGGTCAGAAGATCGACTGAATTCCTCTCATTGCCTCTCAAAATGTTAGGAACCTTTAGATAATTACTTGTTACTTGATATATTACTTGTTATATATCAGgataacacaccaacacacacagcaatacaTGCAATGGTGGCTCAAGGTTAAGGTGCAAGCTTccactgtatgtgacaaataaatgtttctattCTATAAGCAAGACTGGTGACGGAGTGGTTTGATAAGTGTGAAGTTGAACATCAGAATATCATGCAGCCACTCTGGTTGTTTTGGaggaaattcaattcaatgtatTTGCATAGCTCCTTTAACAACTAACATTTActagctttacagaagcatagaaacagaatagaaaAATCAAATGACTACT harbors:
- the mea1 gene encoding male-enhanced antigen 1 isoform X1 — its product is MALPLPCGSIRCVLSFSRDLKCLFIIVCLYTVKKVSTVDSVDIGIALNPWMEVERTLVMGPERVFPSSEEDLGQERLGEEWSGEDGEEEDGAPGEEEHNSAGYYYQPLNQEPDGVSNTPLDQNDTTPHADQLQEVQDRIEAMGLFLPQPPAPDSDEEEDLEAAAAQHSHASIPMDPDHVELVKRTMAAVNLPSLGIPAWAREISDDQWKDMVQQTLQTRQSSGGLLLQRK
- the LOC113644963 gene encoding 2'-deoxynucleoside 5'-phosphate N-hydrolase 1-like, whose protein sequence is MNIYFCGSIRGGRQDVKIYQKIVQKLQTYGQVLSHDDVSEKGEDAVSGGDEAIYDRDMEWLAQSDVVVAEVTQPSFGVGYEIGQAMAMKKPILCLFRPSSGRVLSAMIQRAEGKLGRPLFQVRDYEEEDVEGIMENYFGELTKI
- the mea1 gene encoding male-enhanced antigen 1 isoform X2; this encodes MEVERTLVMGPERVFPSSEEDLGQERLGEEWSGEDGEEEDGAPGEEEHNSAGYYYQPLNQEPDGVSNTPLDQNDTTPHADQLQEVQDRIEAMGLFLPQPPAPDSDEEEDLEAAAAQHSHASIPMDPDHVELVKRTMAAVNLPSLGIPAWAREISDDQWKDMVQQTLQTRQSSGGLLLQRK